In the Caballeronia sp. LZ062 genome, one interval contains:
- a CDS encoding YchJ family protein has protein sequence MKPAECPCGGASMSQRPNTRAPRYEECCGRFIDGHAFPANALELMRSRYSAYVLGDTAYLRATWDAKNCPPDLDAYGDGTRWLGLQIKRHTVIDGDHEEVEFVARYKVGGRAHRLHEASRFTRNADGHWIYIDGRSIEK, from the coding sequence ATGAAGCCGGCGGAGTGTCCTTGCGGCGGCGCATCAATGTCGCAGCGCCCGAACACGCGCGCACCGCGCTACGAAGAATGCTGCGGCCGTTTCATCGACGGTCATGCTTTTCCGGCGAACGCCTTGGAGTTGATGCGTTCGCGCTACAGCGCCTATGTGCTCGGCGACACCGCCTATCTGCGCGCGACGTGGGACGCCAAAAACTGCCCGCCGGATCTCGACGCCTACGGCGACGGCACCCGCTGGCTCGGCTTGCAGATCAAGCGCCACACGGTGATCGACGGCGATCACGAAGAGGTGGAATTCGTCGCGCGGTATAAGGTCGGCGGGCGCGCGCATCGTCTGCATGAAGCCAGCCGTTTTACGCGCAATGCTGATGGGCATTGGATTTATATCGACGGAAGAAGCATCGAGAAGTAA
- a CDS encoding glutathione S-transferase family protein, with amino-acid sequence MTYHVHGVAASGNCYKVRRALEQLNLPYVWHEVDMMHGATRTDAFRKLNANGKVPVLVIDETTTLCESDAILCYLAEGSALLPDDRLERAQVLQWMFFEQYSHEPYVAVARFIREFLKQPDDPRLPEKTAGSYRALDVMEQHLATRTFFVGERYTVADIALYAYTHVADEAGLDLSRYPAIRAWLERVRNQPGHVEMPGVDA; translated from the coding sequence GTGACTTATCACGTGCATGGCGTGGCAGCGTCCGGCAACTGCTACAAGGTGCGGCGCGCGCTCGAACAACTGAACCTGCCCTATGTCTGGCACGAGGTAGACATGATGCACGGCGCCACGCGCACCGACGCCTTCCGCAAGCTGAACGCGAACGGCAAGGTGCCGGTGCTCGTCATCGACGAAACGACGACGCTTTGCGAATCCGACGCGATTCTCTGCTATCTGGCCGAAGGCTCCGCGCTGCTGCCCGACGATCGCCTCGAACGCGCGCAAGTGCTCCAATGGATGTTCTTCGAGCAGTACAGCCACGAGCCGTATGTGGCGGTGGCGCGCTTTATCCGCGAGTTCCTCAAGCAGCCGGACGATCCGCGTCTGCCCGAGAAGACCGCCGGTTCGTATCGCGCGCTCGACGTGATGGAGCAGCATCTTGCGACGCGCACGTTCTTCGTCGGCGAGCGGTACACGGTGGCCGACATCGCGCTGTACGCCTACACGCACGTGGCGGACGAAGCGGGGCTCGATCTGTCGCGCTATCCGGCCATTCGCGCGTGGCTGGAACGCGTGCGCAATCAGCCGGGCCATGTCGAAATGCCGGGAGTCGATGCATGA